The Spirosoma sp. SC4-14 DNA window CCCGGACATACTTTTACAGGAATCGATGTGCAAATACCTGCTGTTGCTCCGGGAATCGTGGCCCTGGCATATAATACGCCCATACTGTCGGCAACGGCCTGAAATGTTAATTTCAGACTTTGCCCCGCACTCAAAGAACCAATATGCCAGATACTAATAGGACTTCCCTGATTAAAATTGCTGCCGTTGGGGGTGTTTACTGAAGCAGGAAGAAACCGTATGCCTAGCCCCAGCGAATCGCGGACATCTATATTGTTGACAGTCGAACTACCGTTATTGGTTAGTGTAACGGTATAGGCGAGTGTGTCGCCCAGATTGGCTTTCGTCTTATCAACCTGTTTCGTGACGGCTAAGGATGTACTCGTGGATTGAGCCTTTACTTGATTGCCTAAACTTGTTAAGAGACTGATTGCTAGCCACAAGAATAGCCGACGGTTTTGAGAGGAAGCCATGAGTACTGATTCTGAGATGTTTTCCAATAGTTGGCGAAATGTTTACTTAGTAAGTGCTACCTTGTTTACTAAGTAGTGTTATATGTTCTTTATAGGTATTCATTTTGTTTAATGGTGTAGTTTGATATGTATTTAGTTAATGAAAACCAGAAATGGTTTTATTGATATAAAAGAGTCAAAATGCGTGCCAAGATTTTTTTGAAAACAGCTTTGTAGCTGTTTTTACTAAGAAATACGATTTATTTATTGGGCTATTTATATATTTTATGTGTTAATAATAATTAATTGTAGTTTAAATTATTTTAATAGTAAACTAAAAACTTACTATCGAGTATGGGTGATATGCTGGAGTATCCATATTGAAGGAGCATTAAATAAGTTTTATAGCTTATAGAGGGTTTGTTGTCGGCTCCGTGCCAGAGTAAGTCTGCGTATAGATGGTCTGATTTCATTTACACCGTCAAAACTGTACCTTGCATGTCGGGGAGTCGATAGTAACCGAGACCCTGATTTGCGTATGAAAAATGAAAAGAATGCGGCTCTTGCTGATAGTGAGGTGATAAACTCGTTGGATCAATCGAATACGCTTCCTCGTGTTCATGTCTCTTCGGAGATTGGCACCCTGAAGCGTTTACTGATTCATAGTCCCGATCGTGGATTGGGTAAGGTCATACCGTCTAAAGCGCAGGACTGGCTGTTTGAAGACATTGTTCATCTGGACATGATGCGCCGGGATGAATACGATTACTACGTTAAGATTCTGTTATATTTCTTAGATCCTGAGAAAGTACGAGGTAAAATAGCCCGCCTTGGCCCCGACTCTGATCGGACATTTTTTAAGCCCGGCCATTCTGATTATTTCAGGTCCGATAAGGTTGTTGATATTCAGCTTTTATTAGCTGAGATCCTTGCCAATGAATCGATTCGCACTCGTCTGATTGCTGCCATTTGTGGCATCGAGCGCACCTCGTTCCGAACCCAGCAGCAATTGAATGAGTATGATCCGGCCGAACTGGCCAAGATCATGATTTCGGGGTCGCTACCCGACCGCACTATGCTGTTTGCGCCTTTGCCGAACTTTATTTTTACGCGCGACATAGGTATTGTCATTAACGATCACATCCTGCTCAATAAACCGGCTAAACTCGCTCGAACGCGTGAAGCGTTATTGACGCAGTATATTTTCTTTAATCATCCGCTTTTTGCCGATTATCAGGATAAAATCATTGAAATTCCGGATAACGAACATGCTTTCCTGCTATCGGATGCCGATACAAATCGGGATGTGACCCGATCAACACTGGAAGGGGGCGATGTGATGATGATTGCCAAACGCCATCTGATGATTGGGGTTAGCGAACGAACAACGCTCTATGCTGCTCAGCAGGTAATGCGCCTTGTTTTTTCCAAAAACCTGGTCGATAAAGTAACGATTCTGAAAATTCCCAAGAAGCGGGACTATATGCACATCGATACCATTTTTACGCAGGTGAAACGTAATGTATGGGTGTTGCTGGGATCGCTGGCCCGCACGGGCGATGAAGCCAAACAACGTGATGTGATTCACTTTTTCGCACCGAAAGATGTGTCGGAAGACCTGAAAATACTTCAGTTTATTAAAGGGTTGGAACACAAACCAATTGAGATCGAAAACCTGGAAGATTTACTGACCGACATTAGTCGAAACGACCTGGGAGCTACCGATTCGGTGCAATTTATTTATTCGGGTAACAACGAGTTTCCGTTTGGTGCCCGCGAACAATGGACCGATTCCTGCAACCTGCTGGCGCTGAAAGATGGCGTGGTCGTGGGCTATGATCGCAATGAAAAAACGGCCGACGCCTTTCGGGAAGCTGGTTTTGAGGTAATCGGAGCGGCCAAATTGCTCGAACGCTTCGAACGGGGCGAATCGTCGCCCGAAACCATAGAAAATACGTTCATTATGCTCCCTTCTGCCGAATTATCGAGAGCCAGAGGAGGATCGCACTGCATGAGCCTGCCCCTGCTTCGGGATGAAATTTAGCGGAATCAACTTTTCGGCGTTTGGGAAGCTTATCAGTCAAATTCATTGAACTATTAAGGCTTTGGTGCTAATTTGCTGACAAATTAGTACTATTCTTTTACCAACTATCATTCGTATGCAATCTCAGGCTACTTCGCGAATTCTTATGATTCGGCCCGTCAACTTCGGATTCAATCCCGAAACTGCCGGGTCAAATGCGTTTCAGGATATAAAACTGGCTGCGCAAACGAAGGATGCGGCCCAGGAGGATGCTCTTCGCGAATTCGATGAAATGGTGCGTCAGCTTCAGGCTATGGGCGTTGAGGTGATGGTGTATGACGATACCGCCGACCCATACACGCCCGATTCAATTTTTCCGAACAACTGGGTTTCGTTTCATGCCAGCGGAAAAGTAGTGCTCTATCCAATGCAGGCAGAAAATCGTCGGCTCGAACGACGTGTCGATATTATTGACGATCTGGCAAAACGGTTTCATGTGGCTACGGTGATCGACCTGACGCATTTTGAGCAGGAAGGCAAGTTTCTGGAAGGAACGGGTAGTATGGTGCTCGACCGGATGAATCGGGTGGCCTTTGCCAGCCTGTCGCCCCGAACCGATCAGCAGGTGCTGGACGAATTTTCGCAGCAAACCGGCTACCGTACCCTATCCTTCCGGGCGGCCGATGCCAACGGGCAAGCTGTTTATCACACTAATGTGCTGATGTGCATTGGCGATACGTTTGCAGTTGTCTGTCTGGCCGCAATCACCGACCCCGACGAACGGCTGATGGTTCGGCAGGAACTGGAAAAACTTAACAAACGGGTTATTGATATCACGCTCGAACAAATGGCCAGTTTTGCCGGAAACATGCTGATGATTCAGACGCAGAAAGGCCAAAAATTACTGGTAATGTCGACCCGCGCATTCGAATCGCTAACGCCCAAACAAATCGATCAGTTAGACGATTATGCGACCTTACTCCATTTCGATCTGTCGATGATTGAAGGTAATGGTGGCGGCTCGGCTCGTTGCATGATGGCCGAGGTGCATCTGCCGGTGAAATAATGGTTTATGGTGGCGCTGCCTATCAGCATATAGCCTTCTCATGCAGCGCCACCACAAACTACTCACCTTCCGGCTGATTGATAAATTCGTTCGACAATTTCCTGTAAAATGGCTCCCTCTTCGGCTGTGCAGACATTGGAGGGTTTACCCTCGCAGGCATCCAGAAAAGCGGCTGTGTTTTTTAACTGAATGTCGTTGTCTTCCAGATAAGGGAATTGTACATCGGCCAGTTCGCCAGCCAGCTCGGTATGGAGCGAGAATGGAAATAGTTTTACACCACCTTTACTACCAAAAATTTCCAGATTACGGTCTTTGTCGGCCTGCGTATTCAATGCAAACGAAGCCGAAAGCATAATAGAGGCTTTGCCTGGAAAAGATAGATAGGCCATCGTTGCATCTTCTACTTCAAATGTTTCGGGCTTCCACGAACCCATTAGTCCTTTTCCGCCGGTTTTGCCAATAAAATCATAGGCATTTCCCAAAACCTGATCGGGAGTAGGGTAGTCGAGCGCACAGAGAGCCAGATCGAGTACATGCACACCCAGATCCATCAGTGCACCGCCACCCTGCATGGCTTTGTTAGTAAAATAGCCCCAGCCCGGAATGCCACGCCGACGCAGAAAATGAGCTTTAATATGGTAAATGTCGCCTAGTAAACCACTGGTTTTGCAGCGCATCAGCAATGCCCATTCACTGGTTTGGCGAAGCTGGAAATTATAGGCCAGCACCAACCCCTTTTGGGCAGCTAACCTGGCCATGTCGCGGGCCTGTTGTGCATTGATGGCAGGGGGTTTTTCGCAGAATACATGGCTACCATGCTCCAGCGCTTCCATTGTTTGCGGATAATGCAGATTGTTGGGTGTACAGATAACAACAACGTCGGGGGCGCACTGCTGGTAGAGTTCGTTCGTACTGGCAAATGCATGGGCAATGCCGTGTTTATCGGCCAGAGCGCGGGCTTTGGCCTGGTCGCGGCTGCAAACGGCTACTACATCGACGCGGTCGGGTTGTTGTTTAAGGGCCGGAATGTGATTGGTATCGGCAATATTGCCACCACCAATGATGGCTGCTTTAAGTTGGGTCATGCCGTAAAGAAACTAAAAGTAGGTGGATTGTGAATGTTGATTGTCGTTGCCTGGTTTCCTTTAGAAGGAAAGGTTCGGAGAACTATTTACCGGATAAATCGGGAAAAGTACGGAAGAAACCCTACCATATATACTGCTTTGCCCGGCAGTTTGGCTACTTTGGTCGTCGATTAATTTGTAGGTATGAAAATTTTACTGGCACCCGATAAGTTTAAAGGATCGCTGACGGCCAAGGACGTTTGCAACGCTATGACAGAAGGTATTCGTCTGGCAAATCCGGCAGCTACTGTTTTGGCTATTCCGATGGCCGACGGGGGCGAAGGAACCGCCGACGTTCTTACGCAGGCTACCGGAGGAACCTGGAAAACGGTTGTTGTACAAGATCCCATCGGTCGGCCAATTGAAGCCGGATACGGCATTTCGGGCGACGGTTCAACGGCCTTCATCGAAATGGCGCAGGCATCGGGCTTGCGTTTGCTAACGCCGTCGGAATATGATCCCTTCCAGACGAATACTTTCGGAACCGGCGAACTAATCGTTGATGCGGTTCGGGCGGGTGTAAAGCATATCGTTCTGGGCATTGGTGGAAGTGCTACCAACGATGCCGGTACTGGCATGGCGGCTGCACTCGGCTGGCGATTTCTGAACGAGGTGGGCCAGGAAATGCGGCCATGTGGCGGAAAGATGGCTCAGATTCATACAATAGTTCCGCCCGAAAACAACCTGCCCGTAACAGTTGATGTTGCCTGCGACGTAACCAATCCACTTACAGGAACACAGGGAGCCAGTTATATCTATGGTCCACAAAAAGGGGCTAAACTCGCAGATCTTCCTATTCTGGATGCGGGTATGAGCCATTGGGCTACGCTGGTGAACGAACAGTTTGCGGTCGATCTGCCAGATGTGCCGGGAGCCGGAGCTGCTGGTGGATTAGGGGCCGGAGCGCTGTTGTTTTTACGGGCAAAACTAACCGAAGGGGTTGGGCTGATTATCCAACATACTCATTTGGCCGAAAAAATGACCGGCGTCGATCTGGTTCTGACCGGTGAAGGGCGCATTGATAAGCAGACATTGCAGGGAAAACTCATTGCCGGAATAGCCCGATTAGCCCAGGAACAGCGGATTCCGGTAGTCGCTTTGTGTGGATCGCTGCAACTTAATCCGCATGAACTCGATGCGCTGGGGTTAACCAGCGCGTTTTCAATTGTGCCCGGCCCTATCGATTTAGAGGATGCACTGACAAACGCGGCTGACTATTTAAAACGAACCACTTTTCAGCTAATGCGCCTGATGCGCACCTGACAAAGGCACCAATTATTTCCCAGTTTAGCGAGTTATTGACTGTAATTGGCCTTCTGTGCATTCTGACTGGTTGTCTCTGTGGTTGGGTAGTACTTTTGGTTATCCGGAAAAGAGTAAGCATAAGCACCCGGCTTAACCGTAAACAACCTACGATTGAATCCGTACTGACAATGGCAAACGAAAAAACAGTTATCGACGAATGGTCGGTTCGAGACCTTGAAGACAACTCGTCCCTGAATATTACTGTAATGAGTTGCACTGAACTTGGCAACCAGTCGTTGCCCGGTTTGCAGGTCTATTATATGGGGCACATCATTAACTACGAACCGCTGGCGGCCGAGCGTTGGGCCTATCAGGCATCCAAAGCGGGGGTAACCGATTATTTGCTTGAAGATCTGTCATGGATGGTCCATGCCGATCAGTTTGTTAAGGTCTATTTTGTTGTTGGTGCGCCCCTGAAAGCGCGTGTCGATGTGAAAACACGAAGCTCAAAAGTAATGTCAAAAAGCTACGAACTGCCGTTTGAGGTATGATTGGGACTTAAACAAAATTACCCGCAATGGTAAAGACCGGAGTTTCCTCAAAACGCGACGCAACAATTACTTCTGTGTTGTGGGCGTGAGCCGTAAACAGGTCGTGGGTGAGTTGAGGGCTATTGTTATCTTTCGATAGGTGCGACAACAAAATGTGACTCATGAATGACGGCTTATATCCCTTAAACAGATCCAGTGCCTGTTGATTGGAAAGGTGCCCATGGCCACCCCGAATCCGACGTTTCAGATAGTAGGGATAGCTGCCCTTTTCCAGCATATCATCGTCATAATTAGCTTCCAGAAACGCAGCGTGGCATTGACTAAAATGATGAATCACGTTTTTGCAGGGGCTACCAATATCCGTAAACACACCTACCCTGGTGCCCTCACAGTCGATGACAAAGCTGTGTGGGTCGGAGGCATCGTGCAGTTTGGGGAATGCCGTAATAGTAAGAGCGCCAATTTGAACGGGTTCGAAGCTGCGTAGCTGGTGGGTCGGAAAACTCTGATACGGCAACCGCGACTGCTGCAACGTTCGGGGAGTAATATAAACAGGCCACTGGTGCTTTCGGGCCAGTTGCGGTATGCCTCTGATATGATCGGTATGTTCGTGAGAAACGAAAATGGCTTTTATGGTATGAAGCGATAAACCCAGTCGATGGATTCGCTTTTCGGTTTCCCGGCAGGAAATACCCGCATCGATCAGTACGGCTTCCTGCTCATTGCCAACGTAATAACAATTGCCGTTGCTCCCCGAATTTAATGACGTAATATAAAGTGGCATATCAACTGCAAAGTAACGATTTTCCTCCGATTATTGAGGAATCGGAAACGGTTTGCAGAGATGACACTGGACTTCCCCAGAGTGTTATTGTTGCCGCTTGCTTTATATGGACTGGAAGATTGGAAGTTGTTCGGACGGAAGAGTAAAATATTTTTTTTTGATTTTGTTTGCACATACAAATATCAGTTATTACTTTTGTTTCATCAACCTGAAAGAGCTATTATGAATGCAGAAACTAGTGTAACAGTACGGGATACTGGAGCCGAAACGCGCTTTAGTGCCTGCCTACTGTTTTCAGCGAATGCACTGTCCCGGGCAATTACGGCCATCGGTGATGACGAGTTCGGACGGTTTGGGTTGTGCTACTCTCACGCTTATCTGTTATGTGAGGTGGTCGATCAGCCAGGAATAACCCCTTCGCAGTTGAGCGAAACATTATATCTGACACCATCGACCATTACCCGACTGGTGGAAAAACTGGAACAGAAACAACTGGTCCGGCGCGAATCGGAAGGAAAGAAAACACTGATTTACCCCACTCCCGAGGGCGAAGCACTGCAACCCGCAGTGGCTCAGGCCTGGAACCGAGTGGGTGAACGATACTCGAAAGCCATTGGCGAAGCTGATGTATGCCAGCTAACCCAGCAGATTTTTAAGGCAACCCAGGCACTGGGCGACGGCCTCTAATGTTTTTGCAGACTTTATTGTATGCGCAAGCAAACTAATTAACTACTGACCGCTATGAAAACTGACAACGAAACCATAGGACTACTGGTTGGCAAAGGAGATGCCACGACGAAAGACATTTGCCGGTCATTAGCTAAGGAGGGCATTACGGCACTTGTAAAGCAAAAAGAAACCATCTTGACCGAAACCGACGAGCCGCCAAAGCAGTGGTCGGGGCAACCGGGGAAAGATCTCTTTTTTAATGGATGGAAGCTGCTCTTTTGAGGCATGAAGTAGGCTGTTAGCAGTAGATTTGTTTATCTACTGCTAACTTTTCTGCATCTGCCATGTCAACGGGAACCCTACATAGGGTTCCCGTTTTGTTTGGAATCGGCCGGGCAAAGCTATAGCTGGTTACTTTCAGTAAGATCCTGTTGTCTGGATAGCACATTTAGGAAAATAGTTGCATCTTTCGTTAACATTATAGCATCGATTTAACGACCACAGAGAACTGTCTGAAGTAGCGATTTGAGGACAGTTCCTTAACTTTTTCTACATATGAAAACGCTTGTTGCCAGTTTACTTGTGTGTATACTATGCTGTAGTAGCCTGATTGCCAATGCGCAGGACGGCGGTATTGTTGGAAATGGCCAGATGGTGACGCAGCAACGAACCATCGGTAGTTTTCATAAGCTAACCGTGCGGGTTGGGATGCGTGTTCGAATTGCGGCTGGAAATGCCAGTCAGGCCGAACTGGAAGGCGAAAGTAATGTACTGCCGCATGTAGTGACTCAGGTGAAAAATGGTGAACTGACGGTCATGCTGAATGAAAACACCCATTTTAAAAATACCAAAGGTGTAACCGTAACGATTCATGTGCCGCAACTCGACCAGATTATAGTGAGCACTGGCTGTTCGGTTAATTCCGATCGGCCCATTCTGGCTACCAACCTCACCGCAACTGTTGAAACGGGTAGCAGCCTGACTGCACCGGTTACGGCCAAAAGCCTGAAATTGACCGTGCGCGAAGGCTCGAAGGCAAGTCTTCAGGGCACGGTTGCCGATGCCACCATTCGGATGTCGGGGGCGGGAAAACTGGATGCCGATAAGCTGACAATTGAACGGGCTGATATAAAAATAGACGGCGCTAGTCAGGCGAATGTGCATGTGACCAAAACATTGGCAGCAACCGCCGATGGTGTCAGTTCAATTACTTACTCGGGAAATCCTGCCGTTACAACCAAAGAGGCTACCGGCTTATCGAAAATACGCCAGCGAAGCTAAACAAAATGCATCACCTACGACTTAGTAAGTGAACAACTACTAAGCCGTATCTAGTTTATGGGAATCAAAACTGCATTGATAACAGGAGCAAATGCGGGGTTAGGTTTAACAACAGCCAAAGCACTGGCTCAGCGATCGTTCGATCTGATTCTTCTGTGCCGTAATGAGCAGAAAGGCCTTCTGGCGCAGGCCGAAGTTCGGAAAGCCAATCCGGCTGTTCGGGTCGACGTGATAACGGCAGATCTGGCCGATGGTAATTCGGTTCGCGAAGCTGCCCAAAAAATTAATAGAAACTACAAGCGGCTCGACGTGCTGATCAACAATGCTGGTTACACACCAGCCTCAATTGAGTTTACTGCCGATGGCATCGAAAAGTCGTTCTATGCCAGTCATATCGGACATTTCATTCTGACGTATCACCTGCTCGATCTACTGAAAAAAACGGCCAGGGAAACGGGCGACGTACGCATCATCAGCCTATCGTCGGCTGCCCATGCCTTTGGCCGGAAAGCACGTTTTTTTCGACATATCGATTCCATTTCGTCGTGGTCGGCCTATGGCGACGATAAGCTGGCTAATCTGCTGTTTGCGAAAGCAGCCGCTAAAAAGCTGGCAGGTACGGGCATTACGGCCTATTCTGTCCATCCGGGAGCCGTTCGCACAAACTTTGCCAGCGATATGTCGGGCTTTGGTAGCCAGTTGTTTAAACTGGCCAGAACCTTTATGCGTACGCCCGAAAAAGGAGCCCAGACCTCGATATTTCTGGCTTCGGCTCCCCTTAAAGCGATCGGTGAGCAAAACAATGGTGGCTACTTTGCCGATAGCCGTCCGAAATCTCCTTCCAATCGCGACGCAACCGACGCCAATGCCGACTGGCTATGGGAAAAGAGTCTGGCATTTGTATAGACTATTTGTCGTTGGTTGATTGGTCATAAGCATGCTTCTTCTCAATGACTAATCAACCGATTGACTACAAAAATGGCGGTGCCCAGAAGCCACCGCCATTCTAAAACCCACTCTATGAGAAATTAAAAAATGGTGTTTAACGTCTGCCCAGGGGGAAAATGTAGCCGAGTGTTCCCTCTGCCAGAATCGTTTTAGCGTCGGTGCTGAATCCATCGACATCGTTGCCAAGGGCATATAATCCTCTGGCTTCAATGGTAACATGGCCCGGTCCGGCCTTTATCATGGCTCCAACACCCGCGGCTGCCCCAAAAGCAAATCGGCTGCTGCCGCTGTCTATGTCGCGCTTAATACCATTCTGACTGATACTGGCCAGATAAGCACCATAAGGGCCTACGTTGACAAAAAAACGGTTGCCCGCAAAAGTGCCTGAGGCTATTTTTAGAAACAGAGGAACTACAATCTGATCGGACGACGCCTTGAATTTCCCGAAACCGATGTCAGTATTTAGTGTCGTACGGCTGTAATTGATTTCGGGCTGGAACGATAATTTTCCTCGGCCAAACTGAAAGACCAGGCCGCCTACAAAACCTACGGTGGGGTCAGTTTGAGCCACTTCCTCCAAAAAGACGGGGTACGTAATACCGCCCCGCACCCCAATTCGAACAGCCGCACTTTCGGTACTGGATTCCGCTTTTGCCGGAACCGTTGCAACCGTTGCCTCCGTAGCCTGTATTGGGGCCGGGGATGGCGTTTGGGCCGGTGCCGGTGTAGTTGTTATTGGGGCGGCTGTGGTTGCTGACGTTGGTTTTTTCGTAATTCCATGATATTGATCATATAACTCCTGCTGGCGGTTGGTTGTTGGTGCCGGGCGAGTTTGTGCCTCACAAATGGCAGGTATTAATAAGCCAAGACTCAGAAGCAGACACACTGGTTTCATTGGTGAGTAAGTCATTTAAAGAATCACAAGATTAGTCGGTAAGGTAATAAATCCAGTAACAACTATGAGGAAACGGCAGGCAGCTTGAGCATACGGTTCGTTTTCTCTAAACATTTTTTGGCTTATTGGAGTAACAGACTGTATAGCGAGTAAAATAGCTAGTGGGGTAGTTGTATCCCAATTTGCTGTTTACCCATCACGTATCCAATTATGAGAACAGAACATGCACATACGGCGTTGATTACGGGTGCTAACCGGGGAATTGGAAAAGAAATTGCCCGTCAGTTGGCTCAACGTGGTTTTGCCGTTTTTATTGGTTCACGCGATATGGCCAAAGGCCGCGAAGCCGCTGAAGAATTATGCCAGGCAGGCTACGAAGCCACGTTTATCCATCTCGACGTAACCGATCCGGTTAGCATTAAAAATGCCTGCGGTGTTTTTTCACAAAAAGCCGATCATCTGGACGTACTGGTCAATAATGCAGGCATTCTGGAAGATCACGGGGAAAACATTCTGAAACTTAACCCTGAATTGCTTGACCGCGCTTTGAAATCGAATGTGAGCGGACCGATTATGATTATTCAGGATTTTCTCTGTTTTCTACAGCAAAGTTCTACGGGCGGACGCATTATCAATGTATCGAGTGGGGCTGGCGCTTTACACGACATGAGTACGTATGCGCCCGCATATAGCATTTCCAAAACAGCGTTGAATGCAGTAACCCGGCAGTTTGCCGGTGCGCTTCAGGAACATAATATTGCAGTCAACTGTGTCGATCCGGGCTGGGTTCGTACCGATATGGGTGGAACCGGAGCGAGTAGACCCGTCGAAAAAGGCGCTGAAACCATCGTCTGGCTGGCCACTGAAGCCCCCCATCACGAAACCGGCAAGTTCTGGCACGATAAGCGCGAAATTGCGTGGTAGTCTGAACCGGGATTTTCAGGATTATTCAAAAACGCTTCAACGAAGCGAGCCAATCGCGGAAATCATTTAAATCCTGAAAATCCCGGTTCAGACATCAATGCCAGCTTCACGGCCTCATAAGCATTCAGCAAGCCGCCTGTGCTGCTTAAACTGCTGAAGGGAACCTGCTGATTCGATCGGCCCGGTTTGCGAACCATTAGTGTAGGCTTATAACTGCTTTTCAACAGGATTTCTTTCACCTGAACGGCCGTCAGCTTCGGGAAGTAGGACCGAAGCAGTGCCGCTACACCCGCTGCGTGCGGGGCCGCCATACTCGTACCCGAAAAAACAGCATAGTGGTTGTTGGGTATCGTCGATTCGATGTCGGTGCCAGGTGCAAACAGATCGACCGTCTGAGCCCCGTAATTCGAGGAACCAGCCGCCAGCATTTCGTTCAATTGCCAGGTGTTGTTACCAACGACCAGTACGTTCTGAGCTACTTTCCCGTTTTCGTAGCGGGCCGACGGATAGGCCGGAATGGAGTCGTAGTTTTCGCCATTGTTCCCCGCAGCATGAACAATCAGTACATCATGTTTTTCGGCAAAGCGAATGGCCTCGTCGACCTGCTCTTTAAACGGCGACAACCGCTTGCCAAAGCTCATGTTGATAACCTTCGCTCCGTTTTCTACCGCATAACGAATGCCATTGGCAACGTCCTTATCGCGCTCATCGCCATTGGCC harbors:
- a CDS encoding arginine deiminase-related protein, with protein sequence MQSQATSRILMIRPVNFGFNPETAGSNAFQDIKLAAQTKDAAQEDALREFDEMVRQLQAMGVEVMVYDDTADPYTPDSIFPNNWVSFHASGKVVLYPMQAENRRLERRVDIIDDLAKRFHVATVIDLTHFEQEGKFLEGTGSMVLDRMNRVAFASLSPRTDQQVLDEFSQQTGYRTLSFRAADANGQAVYHTNVLMCIGDTFAVVCLAAITDPDERLMVRQELEKLNKRVIDITLEQMASFAGNMLMIQTQKGQKLLVMSTRAFESLTPKQIDQLDDYATLLHFDLSMIEGNGGGSARCMMAEVHLPVK
- a CDS encoding MBL fold metallo-hydrolase; the protein is MPLYITSLNSGSNGNCYYVGNEQEAVLIDAGISCRETEKRIHRLGLSLHTIKAIFVSHEHTDHIRGIPQLARKHQWPVYITPRTLQQSRLPYQSFPTHQLRSFEPVQIGALTITAFPKLHDASDPHSFVIDCEGTRVGVFTDIGSPCKNVIHHFSQCHAAFLEANYDDDMLEKGSYPYYLKRRIRGGHGHLSNQQALDLFKGYKPSFMSHILLSHLSKDNNSPQLTHDLFTAHAHNTEVIVASRFEETPVFTIAGNFV
- a CDS encoding head GIN domain-containing protein, whose translation is MKTLVASLLVCILCCSSLIANAQDGGIVGNGQMVTQQRTIGSFHKLTVRVGMRVRIAAGNASQAELEGESNVLPHVVTQVKNGELTVMLNENTHFKNTKGVTVTIHVPQLDQIIVSTGCSVNSDRPILATNLTATVETGSSLTAPVTAKSLKLTVREGSKASLQGTVADATIRMSGAGKLDADKLTIERADIKIDGASQANVHVTKTLAATADGVSSITYSGNPAVTTKEATGLSKIRQRS
- a CDS encoding porin family protein, with the protein product MKPVCLLLSLGLLIPAICEAQTRPAPTTNRQQELYDQYHGITKKPTSATTAAPITTTPAPAQTPSPAPIQATEATVATVPAKAESSTESAAVRIGVRGGITYPVFLEEVAQTDPTVGFVGGLVFQFGRGKLSFQPEINYSRTTLNTDIGFGKFKASSDQIVVPLFLKIASGTFAGNRFFVNVGPYGAYLASISQNGIKRDIDSGSSRFAFGAAAGVGAMIKAGPGHVTIEARGLYALGNDVDGFSTDAKTILAEGTLGYIFPLGRR
- a CDS encoding SDR family NAD(P)-dependent oxidoreductase, with translation MGIKTALITGANAGLGLTTAKALAQRSFDLILLCRNEQKGLLAQAEVRKANPAVRVDVITADLADGNSVREAAQKINRNYKRLDVLINNAGYTPASIEFTADGIEKSFYASHIGHFILTYHLLDLLKKTARETGDVRIISLSSAAHAFGRKARFFRHIDSISSWSAYGDDKLANLLFAKAAAKKLAGTGITAYSVHPGAVRTNFASDMSGFGSQLFKLARTFMRTPEKGAQTSIFLASAPLKAIGEQNNGGYFADSRPKSPSNRDATDANADWLWEKSLAFV
- a CDS encoding MarR family transcriptional regulator; protein product: MNAETSVTVRDTGAETRFSACLLFSANALSRAITAIGDDEFGRFGLCYSHAYLLCEVVDQPGITPSQLSETLYLTPSTITRLVEKLEQKQLVRRESEGKKTLIYPTPEGEALQPAVAQAWNRVGERYSKAIGEADVCQLTQQIFKATQALGDGL
- a CDS encoding glycerate kinase is translated as MKILLAPDKFKGSLTAKDVCNAMTEGIRLANPAATVLAIPMADGGEGTADVLTQATGGTWKTVVVQDPIGRPIEAGYGISGDGSTAFIEMAQASGLRLLTPSEYDPFQTNTFGTGELIVDAVRAGVKHIVLGIGGSATNDAGTGMAAALGWRFLNEVGQEMRPCGGKMAQIHTIVPPENNLPVTVDVACDVTNPLTGTQGASYIYGPQKGAKLADLPILDAGMSHWATLVNEQFAVDLPDVPGAGAAGGLGAGALLFLRAKLTEGVGLIIQHTHLAEKMTGVDLVLTGEGRIDKQTLQGKLIAGIARLAQEQRIPVVALCGSLQLNPHELDALGLTSAFSIVPGPIDLEDALTNAADYLKRTTFQLMRLMRT
- a CDS encoding arginine deiminase family protein, translating into MKNEKNAALADSEVINSLDQSNTLPRVHVSSEIGTLKRLLIHSPDRGLGKVIPSKAQDWLFEDIVHLDMMRRDEYDYYVKILLYFLDPEKVRGKIARLGPDSDRTFFKPGHSDYFRSDKVVDIQLLLAEILANESIRTRLIAAICGIERTSFRTQQQLNEYDPAELAKIMISGSLPDRTMLFAPLPNFIFTRDIGIVINDHILLNKPAKLARTREALLTQYIFFNHPLFADYQDKIIEIPDNEHAFLLSDADTNRDVTRSTLEGGDVMMIAKRHLMIGVSERTTLYAAQQVMRLVFSKNLVDKVTILKIPKKRDYMHIDTIFTQVKRNVWVLLGSLARTGDEAKQRDVIHFFAPKDVSEDLKILQFIKGLEHKPIEIENLEDLLTDISRNDLGATDSVQFIYSGNNEFPFGAREQWTDSCNLLALKDGVVVGYDRNEKTADAFREAGFEVIGAAKLLERFERGESSPETIENTFIMLPSAELSRARGGSHCMSLPLLRDEI
- a CDS encoding Gfo/Idh/MocA family oxidoreductase translates to MTQLKAAIIGGGNIADTNHIPALKQQPDRVDVVAVCSRDQAKARALADKHGIAHAFASTNELYQQCAPDVVVICTPNNLHYPQTMEALEHGSHVFCEKPPAINAQQARDMARLAAQKGLVLAYNFQLRQTSEWALLMRCKTSGLLGDIYHIKAHFLRRRGIPGWGYFTNKAMQGGGALMDLGVHVLDLALCALDYPTPDQVLGNAYDFIGKTGGKGLMGSWKPETFEVEDATMAYLSFPGKASIMLSASFALNTQADKDRNLEIFGSKGGVKLFPFSLHTELAGELADVQFPYLEDNDIQLKNTAAFLDACEGKPSNVCTAEEGAILQEIVERIYQSAGR